The genomic interval GCCGCGGTCGCCAGAATCGAGACGCCAGTCGCCATCAGCATCAGCGCGAGAATCGAAGCCAGAACCTGGCCCATCGCCTTCAGCCGCCGGCGCAGCAACCGCGCCACGTGCGGCACGGCCTCCAGGACGTCGCAATCCTCGGCGGCGATCACGATCTGCAGCAGCAGGTAGACGAAGTTCACCAGCGTGACGGCGAGAATAAGCCCGAGCGAGGCCAGCGTCACGGCCAGCGGGCCGGCGAGGGTCGCCGTAGCCGGCGGGCCGAACACCAGCACCATGTAGCTCCCCGCCAGCAGCGCATAGGCCACCGTCAGCCCGATCCCCAGCCGCAGGTAGCGCGAAAACAGCGAGCGCACGCCGGTCGTAAAGCGTTCCACGTTGGATTGACTCGCCTGCTTCAACGACGACAGGCGCAACGGCGGCTGCTCGATGGGGCCCGCCACCCGGTCTCCGGCCAGCAGCACGGTCACGCTGCCGGCCTTGACCGCGAACATCAGCACCGAACCGCCGCACAACACCAGGCCGAGCGCCGCCAGGAACGCGGCCAGCGCAAACGGCTGCGCCAGCAGCACGCCAACCATGGTCGAAATGATCCGGCTCGGTTCAAGGCGGAGGAGCTCGAACGGATTCCCGCCGACGACCAGCGCCACCAGCACGAGGCCGCCGACGATGGGCACGGCGAGCAGGGTCTTGAACAAGGTGTCGGCCAGGAACTGGACGAGGACCACTTGCCAGTTGGCGGCGGTCACGAGGGCACCGCGCTTCAGGGCGAACTTCAACGAACCGGCTGTGCTGGACAGATCCACATTCTACAATGGCCGTGCCGATGGCCTTCCCTTCCTTCATTGCCCGGAGCGCCCAAAAGCTGGCCCTGGGCGGGGCCGTGGCGGCTTTGGCGATCTGGGTGGCGGCCGAGGTGGTCGAGCGCACCCAGCTCGGGCCCGACCTGGCCACCTCGCGGGCGCGCCTGCAGGCCGAGGTGTCGGGCCAGTTCGCCGCGCTCGGCCGCCGGCTCGACGCCGCAGTCAGCGCCGTCACGCTTGACGCCGAAACGATGGGGATCGCGCAGCAAGGCGACGCCGTCGCGACCCGCCGAGTGTTCGACCAGGCCGCCGCCGGCGTGAAGGTCTCGGGAGACGGGGTCGCGATCACGATCTATGGCGCGCGCAACCAGCCGCTGGGGTGGGTCGGCCGCTCTGAAGATATCCCTGACGCCCGCCTCACCGGCTCGGCGTCGCAGTTTCTCGCGCAGAGCACGCAAGGCCTGCAGCTGGTCCACGTCCAGCCGGTCGTGGACCCCGCCGACCCGGCGCGCCACCTCGGCGCCATCGTCGCCGGGGCACCCCTGTCGCCCGAGGGTCGCGCACCCATGGCCGGCCAGGACTTCTTGCTCGAGACGAGCATTGTGCCCGTGTCGCTGCGCCTCCAGGTCGAGGGCGCGGCCGATGCCGGACCCGATGCGTTCATCATCCGCACCCCGGCCGGCGAACCCCTGGCGGCGGTGCAACTGTCGGACGCGGATCTGGTGGCGTCACGGCAGCGCATTCGCGATCGCCGGAATGCGGCCGAGATCGCGCTGGCGGCTGTGCTGTTGCTGCTGTTCAGCGGGGCCCTGCTCGACTGGCGGCGCTCGACGCGGTCGCTGCGGCTCGCGGCCGCCCTGACGCTGGCCGTGGCCTTGCTAATCATCGGGGCGCGCGCGCTGCTGTGGATCGCCACACGGCGCGTCGGGCTGGCCGAGCCGGCGCTGGTGCCGGCCTCGCTATGGTCGACGACCTCCGGCGTGCTGCTGGCGTCGCCAGTGGACTTTTTGCTCACGGGACTGGCGGCGTTGGGCCTGATGGCGCTGGCGACGTCGACCTTCGCCTTGTGGCGCGTGGCCCATCGGCCCGGCATTGGCGTGGTTGTCGTCGATCGGCCGGTGCTCGCGTGGTTCTTTCTCGCGGTGCAGGTGATGGCCGGCGCCGCGGTGACCGCGCTGGTGGTGTCCTATGCGGCGTTCTTGCGGACGCACGTCTCGCAGGTGACGGTCGATATCCTGCGCTTCGCCATCGAGCCGCGCGACTGGGCCCGTCTGCTGGTGGTCGTCGGCCTGCTTGCCTTGAACGCCGCGGTCATTGGTACCGCCGTGCTGGTCCTGCGGGCCGCCTCGTCGCCGTGGGTGTTTGCGACCTCGCCCCGGGCATGGCGGTGGCGCGGAGGCGTGGCGTGGCTGGTGCCCGCCGCGATCCTGGCGTGGCCCGGGCTGACCGACACCTATGCCCCGCTCGCGCCGACGCTGCTGGCGATCCTGTTCACCGCCGCGGCGGCGCTGACCCTCCACCAGTTGGCGCCGGCGCTGCCGCGAGGGTCTCGCGCGCGCCGTCTGTTGGTCGCGCTGCTGGCGCTGGTGCTGCCCTCAGTGGTGCTGTATCCGTCCCTCGTCGACGCCGCCGAACGCGCGCGCCGTCAGCTCGTGGCCGAGCGCTACGCGCCGGAGGTGCTCAACCAACGCTCCGATCTGCGACTTAAGCTGTCGCAGGCGCTGGCTGAGATCGATCGCATCGAGGCGCTGGATGCGTTCGTCGAAGTGAGCGACGCGCCGCCAGTGGGGCCGCCCCCCACCGGTGCGGCGTTCCACGTGTGGTCGCAGACCAGCCTCGCCAGCCAGCGGCTGACGTCGAGCGTGGAGTTGCACAACCGCGACGGCGCCATGGTGAGCCGGTTCGCGCTGAACCTGCCAGATAACGCGCAGGGCCAGCCGTGGAACGAGACCTCGTGTGAATGGGAGATGCTCGAGGAGGTCTCGCCGTTTTTCTCCGAGGAGCGCCGGCTGCTGCATGCCGGCCGGGCGATCTGTGCCGCCGACGGCACGGGCCGTCGCGTGGTGGCCGGCTCGGTGGTGGTCCACTCGATGTTGGACTACTCGAACCTGTCGTTCATCACCGCGCAAAACCCCTACGCCGCGCTGATGCGATCGGGCCAGCCGGCCCCGGAACCGCGGCCGCGGGCCGAGGTCGAGATGTACGTCTACGGCTGGAGCCGGCGCGTGATGTACAGCTCGGTGGAGGCGCCGCCGCCGCTGACCGAGGATGTGTTTCGACGGGCCTACGAGTCCAGGGAGCCGTTCTGGACCACCATCACGCGCGGCTCCGCGCCGCTCGAGGTGTACGTGATGAGCGATCGCGCGGCCATCTACGTGCTGGGCACCGCCGACCCCACCGCCTTTGGCCACGTCGTCACCATCGCCGAACTGGTCGCGCTGGCGTTCGCCGTGTTCGTGCTGGTGCTGCTCGGTGCGGCGCTGGCGAACTTTCTGCTGTCGCGGGCGCCGGCGACCGGCCGGGCCCTGCTGGCCGAGGTGCGCGCCAGTTTCTACCAGAAGCTGTTCCTGGCGTTTGTGCTGTCGGCCGTGATCCCCGTGTTGGCGCTGGCCCTCGTGTCGCGCGCCTACATGGCGCAGCTGATGTTCGCCGACATTGAGAGCGAGGCCACCCGGCTGGCCAACGTCGCCAGCCGCGTGGTCGAGGACGTCGGCGTGCAGATCGGCCAGTCGGCCGTCGACGACAACATCATCGTGTGGCTGAGCCGCGTGATCGCGCAGGACGTCAACATCTTCGAAGGCGCCGAACTGCTGGCGTCGAGCGAGCGCGACCTGTTTGCCTCGGGCCTGCTGCCGACGCGCACGCCGGATGAAGTGTTTCGCGCCATCCTGCTCGATGGCCAGCCGTCGTTCGTCGGCCGCGAGATGGCCGGCGGCCTCGAGTACCTGACGGCCGCCACGCCGGTCAGGATTCCGGGCGGACGGCAGGCGGTCCTGACGGTGCCCCTTACCTCGCGGCAGCAGGAAACGCAGGCGCAGATCGAGGAGCTCGATCGCCGCGTGTTGCTCGCCGCGGTGTTGTTCATCATGCTGGGCGCCGGCATCGGTTACTACATGGCGGAACGCATTGCCGATCCGGTCAACCGGCTGATGCGCGCGACGCGGCGCATCGCCAGGGGCGATCTCGACGCGCGGGTGCTGGCGACATCGGCTGACGAACTGCGGCGGCTGGTGGAAGCGTTCAACCAGATGGCCGCCGATCTGCAGCGCCAGCGGCAGGAACTGGAACGGACCAACCGGCTGGCGGCGTGGGCCGACATGGCGCGGCAGGTGGCGCACGACATCAAGAACCCGCTGACGCCAATCCAGTTGAATGCCGAGCACCTGCGACGAGTCCACCTGGACCAGGGCAAGCCCCTGGGCAGCGTGATCGACGACTGCGTCGGCAACATCCTGGGCCAGGTCCGGTTGCTGCGGCAGCTCTCGTCCGAGTTCTCGAGCTTTGCGTCGGCGCCAGAGCCGAACCCGGTGGCGACCAACCTCTCTGAGTTGGTGGCCGAGATTATCGATCCGTACCGCTCAGGCCTGGCGGGACGCGTGACCATTGAGACGCACGTGCCGGCGCAACTGCCGCCGCTGCGCGTGGACCGCATGCTGGTGGGCCGCGCCCTGACCAACGTGATCGAGAACGCGCTGCACGCCATGCCCGGTGGCGGCGAACTGACGATTGCCGCCGCCCTCGCGCCAGACCGGATGGCGCAGCTGCGCATCACCGACACCGGCATCGGGATGGACGCCGACGCGCTGGCGCGGATCTTCGAACCGTATTTCTCGACGAAGGCAATCGGGACGGGCCTCGGCCTGACGATTGCCAAGCGCAACACCGAGGCGAACGGCGGGACGATCCGCGTGGACTCAGAACGCGGCCGCGGCACCAGCGTCACGCTCACGCTGCCGCTCGCCTGACGGACGTGGCGTGCTACAAGCCTAATGTCGAGAACTCGCGTGAGCCTCGAAATACCGTGGCGATTTCCACGGCACTCGGGCCACGCCGATAGACGATGCGGAAGCTGCCAGAGACGACTTCGCGAAGATCTGGCGACTGTCGTTCGGGCACGATACGTCCAGAATCTGGAAACTGTCGAAGGCGCTCAACGGCGGTGACTAGACGACGGACAGTCAGATCCGCCCAGGCTGGCGAGTCGGCCTCAATGAAGGTGCGAATCTCTTCGAGGTCGGCGACCGACCGCGGAGACCAGATGATATCGGTCACAGGCCAAGACGGCGCTTGACCTCTTCGTGGGGAATACCTTCGCCCCGGTCGAGTTGCCCCAGTCCCTCCTCGATTTTCGCAAGAAACACGAGGCGTTCGATCGCGTCATCAACTGAGGCATCCTCGGGCAGTTCACGAATCGCCTCGATCATCCGCTCGCGCGTTATGCGGTGTGCCATCAGGCCGATTCTACTCCTGTTAGCCCTTAGGGACAGCCTCGACCAGCAGCCCAACGGCGCGGCGCGTGGCCGGGCCGGCGGCTGGTCCGCCTTTGTAGTGGCCCAGCCGCACGATCGCCAATTGGTGCGATGGAATGATCAGCACCTGCTGGCCGCCCACGCCGGACATGAAATACATGTCCCTGGGCGCGGGCCAGGCACCGTCACCGTTCACCCAGAACAGCCCACCGTACTGCGGGCGATTGTCCGCGACCCACGCCGGCGCAAGCGTGCCGACGAACCTCGCATACCCTTCGGGGAGGATCCGCTCGCCATTCCAGACGCCATCCTGCAGGTAGAGGTTTGCGATCCGCGCCCAGTCGCGTCCTGACGCGGACTCGTACCCGTGCGTGAGGAAGTTGCCGTACGGATCCGTGTCGAGGACGAAGGTCCGAATCCCCAGTTTGTCGAAGAGTGCGCGCTGTGGCCACGAGTGATAATCCTCGCCGCGCTGTTCAACCGCCATTCGCACCAGATAGTTGGTCAAGACCGGGTCGGTATTGCGGTAGCGGCCCACGGTTGCGGGCGGCCACTGCTGCGGCCGCGTCGCGGCGTACTTGAACGAATCAATCGAGCCAGTGTAGTAGTAGAGGTGATCAGGGTACGGGCCGCTTGCGTCGTAGTCCGGGTCCTGTGGCGCGAGGATGCGCAGGCCGCTCGACATATTCAGGATGTCGCGGATGCGGATCTTCTGCCGCGGATCGCCGGCCGCTTGCCACTCGGGAATCGGCGCCGGCTGGTCGAGCGTGTAGACGCCCTGCTTGATGAGGATCCCCATCAGGGTGCCGCTCAGGCTTTTGCCCATCGACCAGCTCTCGAGCGCGGTCGTCGGCGTGATGTTCTCGCCATAACGCTCGGCGATGATCCGACCCTGGTAGGTGACGACGAAGGCACCGGTCATGGCCGCCGGGTCGAATGCAGCCGCGACTGCCTCTTGCACTTTGGCCATGTCCACGCCCACGGGCGCCGGACCGGCCGGCACCAGGTCGCCCATGGGCCACGGCGTAGTCTTCGGGTCGGACCCCTTCGGGGTGACGATGGATGGCGTGAAGAAGACGTCGGTCTTCCCAATCGGCAGTGTCACGCACCCCTGGCTGGCGACGTGCTTCGCCACCCGAACCGTCCCGTTCGGCATCGTCACCTCGACGGTCTGCGCCTGGCGATCGATCTTCGGTGTTCCGAGCGTGGCGCGCACTTCATAGGGCGCCGTGAAGTAGCCGACGTTCTCCGCGGCAAAGGCCGGGTCGAGCCCGGTGACAAAGACCGCAGTGCACATGATCTTTGCGTAGCCCGATGCGTCGTGCGCGACCCTCTCGCCAGGTGGCGGCACGTATGTGGTGGGCAATTCGAGAGATTTGCCGCGGGCGAGCACCGCCCGCCTGGCGGCCTCCCGGTCCTGAGCCCCGAGCCCGACGGCGACGAGTCCGAAGACGAGAACACTGGCGGCGAGTGCTGACCTGGTCATGCCGCAGGACTATACCCCGAAGCCAATCGGCCACGAGGGCGTACTAGGGATGGCTCCGATTTTCGCCTGTGACGCGGGCCGCGTGGCTCTGCGGCGCTTCGGGTTGCGCCGGCTCGGCACTTCGGCCCTTGAGTTTGCTCATCAACGTCCCGACGAAGCCCGAAGCGAAGTACGAGTACGCGATGACGATCAGCACTTGGTGCGGATAGGTGATCAGCAGACCGATGAAGGCCGCAAACACCAGGAGCAGGCGGTAGCCGCCGGGCATGCCCAAGTCAAAGGTCTTGAAGCTCTGGAATTTGATGGTGCTGATCATCAGCAGCGCCGGCACCGTCAGCATCACCATGCCCAGCCACGCCCATGGCTTGGCCGCCAGGCCCTCTGGGAAATAGAAGATGGTGGCCGCCACCAGGCCGGCCGCGGCCGGGCTCGGCAAGCCAATGAAGTAGCGCTTGTCGGTGTTGGTCTGGATGTTGAACCGTGCGAGTCGCAGCGCCGCCGCGGTCAGGTAGACGAAGCCCACGGCCCAGCCCAGGCGGCCGAGGGGCACCAGGCCCCACTGAAACGCCAACACCGCCGGCGCCATGCCGAACGAGATCAAGTCAGCGAGCGAGTCGAGCTGAACGCCGAAGTCGCTGGTGGTGCCGGTCATGCGGGCAATGCGGCCGTCGAGCATGTCGAGGACCACGGCCACGCCGATGAACGGCGCGGCGGTCGCAAACTCTCCGCGCATGGCGTGCACGACGCACGCCCAGCCGCAGAACAGGTTGGCGAGGGTGAACAGGCTGGGCAGCAGCGACACGCCGCGGCGCAACGCGCGTCGATCGTGGCCGCCGCGATTGAAGGCGTGCAGCTTCAGGGGGGATCCGTGCCGCGATTCCACTTTACGACTCCAGCGTTGCGATCGTTGTCTCACCGGCGACGACCTTCTCGCCCACTTTCACGCGAATCGTCGCCGAAAGCGGCAGAAACAAATCCATGCGTGAACCGAACTTCATGACGCCGTAGCGTTGACCGGCCGCGACGCGGTCGCCCACCTGCAAGCGGCAGACAATGCGCCGCGCCAGCACCCCGACAATTTGCCGCGCGACGATTGGACCGCCCGGACGATCGAACCAGACCTCGGTCCATTCGTTCAACTGCCCGGCTTCCTTGCGAAAGGCCGGCAGGAACTGGCCGGGATGGTATTCCACGCGCGTCACGATCCCGGCCACCGGGGTCCGGTTGACGTGCACGTCGAGCGGCGACAGGAACATGCTGACCACCTGCCACTCGCCCTGCGGCGCCCCGGGCCAGACGCGCTCGCCTGCCGCCATGATCCGGGCATCGGCCGGCGAGACCACCAGGTTATCGGCCGTGGGGACGTTACGGTTGGGGTCGCGGAAGAAAAAGACGAAAAAGGCGGCAAGGATGAGAAAGGGCACTGACCACGAACGCCCGAACCACAGGCCTGCGAGGAGCGCCACCAGCAAGGCCGCGCCAATGAAGGGCAGGCCGGCCCGATCGATAAACATCCTCTTGATAATAAGACGCCGGGCGGGTTTTCCCGAAACTATCGGAACGCCGCCCGGCGTCGAGGGTCTTAGACCGACAGCGGGTGCGCGGTCGTGCCGTGTTGCCGCAGGATGGCTTCCATGCGGTCTTTAAGATGAAGTTTGCGTTTTTTGAGACTGATCTCTTCGACTTGCTCTTGGTCCGACAGGTAGACCTTGCTTTCGAGTTCGTGCAGGCGATCGTCGAGTGTGTGGTGCGTGAAGGCCAACTCGCGATATTCCGGGTTGGTCTCGAGGAGCCGATGTTTCAAGTCCTCAGCCATCTTCTCCGCCTCCCTTCCGGGGTCGGTGCGGGAACGCTGCCGCCCCTATGAACTGGACTCTACCACCACGGAAATACGATTAAAAGGGCACCAGGTGTCTTTCTTTATCTCGCGACGTGGCCAACCAGCACCAGGGCATCCTCTACCGGCTTGGTGTAATAGTCTCGCCGCACCCCAACCTCGACAAAGCCGGCCTTGGCATACAGCCGCAGCGCCGGGGTATTCGACCGGCGGACCTCCAGGGTGGCGCGTTCGACACCCATCCCTGCCGCCTCAGCCATGACCGCGGTCAGCAACCGCGTGGCCAGCCCCTGGCCGCGGCTATCGGGCCTGACCGCCAGGTTGTTGATGTGAATTTGATCGGCCACCCGCCAAAAGGCGCAGAACGCGGCCACCGGACACGCCTCCGTGCGCAACAGGTAGATGTGGCACACCTCGGGGCGCTTCAACTCTTCCTCGTACCAGTCGCGCGTGGTCGGGTTGTTGAACGAGGCGTCCTCGATGGCGAGCACCTCGTCCAGGTCGGCGGCGGTCGCCAGCCGCTCGACGATCATGGTTGCTCCCGCCGCTCGCGCTCGATTTCGACATCCGGACGGCGCACGTAGATGGGCGTGAGCTGGTGTGGCAATCCCGCCTCGCCGCGCGCGGCGCGCATGCCGGCCAGGCGCGCCAGTGCCGGCGCCAGTGGCGGTGGCGTGCGCGTGGTCCACTGCCCCGCCCCGGCCGCGGCAATCAGCGCGGCATCGCGCGAGGTGGCGTCGCCAATGAAGACCGCGGCGCGGCCCTCGAGGTGCACCCGCCATGCCAGCAGCACGGCCGCGGGGTCACCGGCGAGCGGTGACTCGAGCGTGCGCCCGGTGGTGGGGTCGAGCAGCATGGCGAAGACCTCGCCGCGTTGCGCATCCATCCACGGCGCCACCAGGTCCGCGCCCTCCACCTCCGCGGCCAGTGCGTCCAGGGCTGAAATGCCGATGACGGCCCGGTTGAGCGTCATGGCCAGGCCCTGCATCACGGCGAGGCCAATGCGCAGGCCGGTAAAGGCGCCGGGGCCGGTGGCGACCGCCAGCAGGCCGATGTCGCCGCGCTGCAGGCCGGCCTGATCCAGCGCGGCCTCGATCTCGCCGGGCAGGCGCTCGCTGTGCGAACGGGTGGCATCGCCCGGCACGAGCGCCAGAAGCTCCGCGTCGCGGGTCACAGCCACGCTGCCGCCGCGCGTGCTGGTATCCAGGGCGAGAATGAACATCGGGTCCCATGGAGTGTAGCTCGGTCGCCCAGAAGGGCCGTTGCGAAGCCACGGCCTCAAAGTGCTGGCTGAGCAAGTTGACCGGCCGATCAAACCAAGTTGAGACGCTCCATTGAGGCTGCTGCCATCGTATACTCGACCACACGCCTTTTTCGAACCGCGACCGTGTCCCAACCACCATCTCACGTATCCGCGGTGCCGCCTACCGGTGCGCAGCTGACGCCGGCCATGCGGCAGTACTTCGATGCCAAGCGCCAGTACCGGCATGCCCTGGTGTTCTTCCGCATGGGCGATTTCTACGAGATGTTCTACGAGGACGCCCTGGTCGCCTCGCGGGCGCTCGACTTGACGCTGACGTCGCGGTCGAAAGACTCCGCTGGCACGCCCGTGCCCATGTGCGGCCTGCCGTACCATGCCGCCGACGGTTACATCGCGCGGCTGGTGAAGAAGGGCTACAGCGTCGCGATCTGCGAGCAGATTGAGGACCCGAAGAAGGCCAAGGGCGTGGTCAAGCGCGATGTCGTGCGCGTGGTCTCACCTGGCACGCTCACTGATTCGGCCTACCTCGAGGCGCGCGAGCCCGCCTTCCTGATGTCGATCGTCGCCATAAAGACTGCTGCCGGGCATCCGGCGGAGTACGGCGTGGCGCTGGTTGACCTGTCGACCGGCGAGTTCGACGTCGCCGAGTACTCCGGTCCGGATGGCCTCGCCTCGTTACGCGCCGAAGTCGCGGTGCTGCGGCCTCGCGAGATCGTCGTCTCCTCGGGCGCCGATGCGCGGGCGTTGCTGCCAGAGATTGACCAGCAGGCGGTGCCGGTCACCGAGATCGACGGCTGGCATTTCGAGCTGGAATCGGCGCGGCAGACGCTGATCGAGCAACTGCGCGTCGGTGGTCTCGAGGGCTTCGGCCTCGAACGCCGGCAGGCGGCGGTGTGTGCCGGCGGCGCGCTGGTCCGTTATCTGCGCGACACCCAGAAGGCCGACCTGGCCCACGTGCGTTCCGTGCGGTTGCGCCAGGCGGTTGACGGACTGTTGATCGATCCGACCACCTTGAAGCATCTGGAAGTGGTCGAATCCATGGAAGGCGGCCGCGCCGGCTCGCTGCTGGACGAGATCGATCGCACCGTCACGCCGATGGGCGGCCGGCTGTTGCGCGGCTGGCTGCTGCGGCCGCTCACGGCGCTCGAACCGATCCGCGACCGGCTCGACGCGGTCGAGGAGCTGGCCGTCAGAACCACCGAGCGCGGCAAGCTGCGCGAAACGCTCAAATCCATTCTCGACATGGAGCGGCTGGTCTCGCGGATCGCGCTGTCAACCGCCAGCCCGCGCGACCTGGTCGCGCTCGGCCGCTCCCTGGCGGCGGTCCCCCGTCTCGCGTTGATGCTGACGGAATGCCGTGCGCCGCTCGTGCGGAGCCTCGTCGGCGAGCTCGACGACTTGAGCGATGTGCGCCAGTGGGTCGAGGCCGCGATCATGGACGAACCGCCGGCGCTCGCTCGCGAAGGCGGCTTCGTGCGCGACGGGTTCGACCCGGTCGTCGACGAGTTACGCACCATCAGCCGTTCCGGCAAGCAGGTGATTGCCGAAATGGAAGAGGGCGAGCGCACCCGCACCGGCATCAGTTCGCTCAAGGTCCGCTTCAACCGTGTGTTCGGGTACTACATTGAAATCACCAAGTCGAACCTGGGTTCGGTACCGGCCGACTACATCCGCAAGCAGACCATTGCCGGCGGCGAACGTTACATCACGCCGGCGCTGAAAGAGTACGAAGAGAAGATCCTCGGCGCCGACGAGCGGATCGTGACGCGCGAGCTGGAGATCTTCGAGACGCTGCGGCAGCGCGTGGCAGCCGAAGCGCCGCGCGTGCTCGACACCGCCCGCGCGGTGGCCGGCCTCGACGTGCTGTCGGCGCTGGCCGAAACGGCCACCGTCTGCAACTACACCAAGCCCCACGTCCACGATGGCGACGAGATGGTGGCAGTTGACGTGCGGCATCCGGTGGTCGAACGGCTGGCCGCCGGCGCCTTTGTGCCGAACGACATCACGTTGAACGGCACGACGCATCAACTCGTGATCCTGACCGGCCCGAACATGGGCGGCAAGTCCACCTACCTGCGGCAGGTCGCCCTGCTCTGCCTGATGGCGCAGACCGGTTCATTCGTTCCGGCGCGCGAGGCCAAGCTGGCGTTAATCGACCGCCTGTACGCCCGGGTCGGCGCCTCAGACAACATTGCCCGGGGCCAGTCCACGTTCATGGTGGAAATGCAGGAGACGTCGCACATCCTGAGCGGCGCCACGTCGAAGAGCCTCGTGGTGCTCGACGAGATTGGCCGCGGCACCGCGACTTTCGACGGCCTCAGCATCGCCTGGGCGGTGGCCGAGTTCATGGCGACCAACGAGCGCGCGCGGCCCAAGACCCTGTTTGCAACCCACTACCACGAGCTCACCGACCTGGCCGACGCCATGCCTGGGGTCGTGAACGCGCACGTCACGGCGCGCGAGTGGAAAGACGACATCATCTTCCTGCACAAGATCCTGCCGGGACGCTCGGATCGCAGTTACGGCATCCAGGTCGCGCGACTGGCCGGCCTGCCGGCCACGGTGATTGCGCGTGCCCGCGACATCCTGGCCTCGCTCGAACACGACGAACTGGCGCGCGGCGGCAAGCCGTCGCTGAGCGGCGTGCCGGTCGTGCCCCAGCAGCAACTCGGGCTGTTCCAGGCAACCTCGCCGGCCGACGAGAAGCTGCGCGAACGGCTCCGCGAGGTCGACATCAATCGCACGACGCCGATCGATGCGCTCCAAATTCTGCAAGACCTGAAGAAGTCCCTCGACGACTAGCCGGTGATGAATGCCTTGCACGGAAGCACGGAAGCACGGAACCACGAAGCTCTCTCGGTCATGAGAGGCCGAAGTCTCGTGGTTCGGTGTTTCCGTGTTGCCATGTGGAGCATTGGCAGCATCACACTCGCCGCGCTGCTGTCAGCCTGCACGCCGGCGCCGCCGGCCAACCGCATCGTCACGCTCGCCGTGCTCAGCTCGCCGAACAGCCTCGATCCGCGCGTGGGCTCTGACGAAACCTCGCAGCGCGCTCACCAGCTGCTGTACGACAATCTGCTCGCACTCGATGAGCAGCTCAAGGTCACGGGCGGCCTGGCGTCGAGCTGGCAGCAGGTCGATCCCCTTACCTACGACGTGGTCCTGCGGCAGGGCGTGCTGTTTCACGACGGCCACGAACTAACGGCCGAGGACGTGGTCTACACCTTCAGCTCGTTCATCGATCCCGCGTTCATCTCGCCCCGCAGGGGCGCCTATCGGGTGCTCGACAAGGTGACGGCGCTCGATCGCTACACGGCCCGTTTCTCGTTGAAGGAGCCGTTTGGGTCGTTTCCCATCCAACTAGTAATGCCGGTTGTGCCGAAGGACGCGGGCCCGGGACTGCGGGACCGCCCGGTCGGCACTGGGCCGTACCAGTTCGTCAGCTTTGCCGTTGACGACAACCTGGAGCTCGCCGCCTTCCCGCAGTACTTCCGCGGCGCGCCGGCCAACGACGGCGTGGTGCTGAAGGTCGTGCCCGACGAGATCATGCGGGCGCTCGAACTGCGCAAGGGCACGGTGGACCTGGTGGTGAACGACCTGTCGCCGGATGTGGTCCACCAGCTGGCGACCGACCCGGGCATGTCGGTGGCTGAGTCCCCCGGCACCGATTACGCCTACGTCGGCTTCAACATGCGCGATCCCGTCTTGAGCGATCGCCGGGTTCGACACGCCATTGGCTATGCGATCGATCGCCAGGCCATCGTCGATCACTTGCGCCGCGGACTGGCGACCCCGGCCATCGGCATCCTGCCGCCGGTGTCGTGGGCGTTCGAGCCGAACGTGTTCCAGTTCACGCACGATGTCGCGAAGGCGAAGGTGCTGCTGGACGAGGCCGGCTATCCTGACCCCGACGGCGACGGCCCGGCGCCGCGCCTGCGGTTGACGCTCAAGGTCTCGACCAACGAGTTCATCCGGCTGCAGGCCGCGGTGATCCAGCAGGACCTGAAG from Acidobacteriota bacterium carries:
- a CDS encoding phosphatidylserine decarboxylase, which codes for MFIDRAGLPFIGAALLVALLAGLWFGRSWSVPFLILAAFFVFFFRDPNRNVPTADNLVVSPADARIMAAGERVWPGAPQGEWQVVSMFLSPLDVHVNRTPVAGIVTRVEYHPGQFLPAFRKEAGQLNEWTEVWFDRPGGPIVARQIVGVLARRIVCRLQVGDRVAAGQRYGVMKFGSRMDLFLPLSATIRVKVGEKVVAGETTIATLES
- a CDS encoding YdcH family protein, with translation MAEDLKHRLLETNPEYRELAFTHHTLDDRLHELESKVYLSDQEQVEEISLKKRKLHLKDRMEAILRQHGTTAHPLSV
- the rimI gene encoding ribosomal protein S18-alanine N-acetyltransferase; its protein translation is MIVERLATAADLDEVLAIEDASFNNPTTRDWYEEELKRPEVCHIYLLRTEACPVAAFCAFWRVADQIHINNLAVRPDSRGQGLATRLLTAVMAEAAGMGVERATLEVRRSNTPALRLYAKAGFVEVGVRRDYYTKPVEDALVLVGHVAR
- the tsaB gene encoding tRNA (adenosine(37)-N6)-threonylcarbamoyltransferase complex dimerization subunit type 1 TsaB, translating into MFILALDTSTRGGSVAVTRDAELLALVPGDATRSHSERLPGEIEAALDQAGLQRGDIGLLAVATGPGAFTGLRIGLAVMQGLAMTLNRAVIGISALDALAAEVEGADLVAPWMDAQRGEVFAMLLDPTTGRTLESPLAGDPAAVLLAWRVHLEGRAAVFIGDATSRDAALIAAAGAGQWTTRTPPPLAPALARLAGMRAARGEAGLPHQLTPIYVRRPDVEIERERREQP
- the mutS gene encoding DNA mismatch repair protein MutS codes for the protein MPPTGAQLTPAMRQYFDAKRQYRHALVFFRMGDFYEMFYEDALVASRALDLTLTSRSKDSAGTPVPMCGLPYHAADGYIARLVKKGYSVAICEQIEDPKKAKGVVKRDVVRVVSPGTLTDSAYLEAREPAFLMSIVAIKTAAGHPAEYGVALVDLSTGEFDVAEYSGPDGLASLRAEVAVLRPREIVVSSGADARALLPEIDQQAVPVTEIDGWHFELESARQTLIEQLRVGGLEGFGLERRQAAVCAGGALVRYLRDTQKADLAHVRSVRLRQAVDGLLIDPTTLKHLEVVESMEGGRAGSLLDEIDRTVTPMGGRLLRGWLLRPLTALEPIRDRLDAVEELAVRTTERGKLRETLKSILDMERLVSRIALSTASPRDLVALGRSLAAVPRLALMLTECRAPLVRSLVGELDDLSDVRQWVEAAIMDEPPALAREGGFVRDGFDPVVDELRTISRSGKQVIAEMEEGERTRTGISSLKVRFNRVFGYYIEITKSNLGSVPADYIRKQTIAGGERYITPALKEYEEKILGADERIVTRELEIFETLRQRVAAEAPRVLDTARAVAGLDVLSALAETATVCNYTKPHVHDGDEMVAVDVRHPVVERLAAGAFVPNDITLNGTTHQLVILTGPNMGGKSTYLRQVALLCLMAQTGSFVPAREAKLALIDRLYARVGASDNIARGQSTFMVEMQETSHILSGATSKSLVVLDEIGRGTATFDGLSIAWAVAEFMATNERARPKTLFATHYHELTDLADAMPGVVNAHVTAREWKDDIIFLHKILPGRSDRSYGIQVARLAGLPATVIARARDILASLEHDELARGGKPSLSGVPVVPQQQLGLFQATSPADEKLRERLREVDINRTTPIDALQILQDLKKSLDD